One Dromiciops gliroides isolate mDroGli1 chromosome 3, mDroGli1.pri, whole genome shotgun sequence DNA segment encodes these proteins:
- the ERFL gene encoding ETS domain-containing transcription factor ERF-like, whose amino-acid sequence MDCNCVSDLLFTPPVPALWTPGFAFPDWAYKPESSPGSRQIQLWHFILELLQKEEYQGVIAWQGDYGEFVIKDPDEVARLWGIRKCKPHMNYDKLSRALRYYYNKRILHKTKGKRFTYKFNFSKVVLVNYPLLDMAAAPLLLAPGPFGGAAGPDGPPLTPETLQSLFSTPRLDPGSRTPLFAQHLSAPDADKLRLDGPFPFLGSGTAGYSKPPALLSPYGRTFPEYPWNFNPYLASPFPKLPASLYPPHFYPNPLAGSLGQLPTGPGGGGPTTTPLLASPTADGAGSQRTSLAPGARLALPGTGVPEVPSLGPKEESDSELEVTDVSGCSSDSEGDDGAPGPPESQGGRGGAGS is encoded by the exons ATGGATTGTAACTGCGTCTCGGATCTGCTCTTCACCCCGCCGGTGCCGGCACTCTGGACTCCGG GCTTTGCCTTCCCCGACTGGGCCTACAAGCCCGAGTCGTCCCCGGGCTCCCGGCAGATCCAGCTGTGGCATTTCATCTTGGAGCTGCTCCAAAAGGAGGAGTACCAGGGTGTCATTGCATGGCAGGGGGACTACGGCGAGTTTGTCATCAAGGACCCCGACGAGGTGGCGCGCCTGTGGGGCATCCGCAAGTGCAAGCCCCACATGAACTATGACAAGCTGAGCCGGGCCCTGCG CTATTACTATAACAAACGCATCCTTCACAAGACCAAAGGCAAGAGGTTCACGTACAAGttcaacttcagcaaagttgtgtTGGTCAATTACCCCCTGCTGGACATGGCTGCTGCCCCTCTGCTGCTCGCCCCAGGGCCCTTTGGAGGGGCAGCAGGGCCCGATGGGCCCCCCCTCACTCCTGAG ACATTACAGAGCCTGTTTTCCACTCCCCGCCTGGACCCAGGAAGCAGGACGCCCCTGTTTGCCCAACACCTCTCTGCCCCAGACGCGGACAAACTGCGGCTGGATGGGCCATTTCCCTTCCTGGGCTCCG GTACTGCTGGCTATTCGAAACCCCCTGCCCTCCTGAGCCCCTACGGTCGCACCTTCCCTGAGTATCCCTGGAACTTTAACCCCTACTTGGCGAGCCCCTTCCCCAAGCTGCCCGCCTCCCTGTATCCCCCACATTTCTACCCCAATCCCCTGGCAGGATCCTTGGGCCAGCTGCCCACagggcctgggggagggggcccCACCACAACACCCCTCCTGGCCAGCCCCACGGCCGATGGAGCCGGATCCCAGCGCACAAGCCTGGCCCCAGGTGCCCGTCTGGCCCTGCCCGGGACAGGGGTCCCTGAGGTTCCCTCTCTGGGGCCCAAGGAAGAAAGCGACTCTGAGCTGGAGGTGACCGATGTCAGCGGCTGCAGCTCGGACAGTGAGGGCGATGACGGTGCTCCAGGGCCCCCCGAGAGTCAGGGAGGGCGAGGTGGGGCTGGGAGCTGA